The Lysobacter gummosus genome includes a region encoding these proteins:
- a CDS encoding M3 family metallopeptidase produces the protein MKHPLAVALAVALIATVPGLAHNAQAQTKTDKAVTQTTASTAAASSANPFFQLSPLPLHFPQFDKIKDSDFAPAFDRGMADQIKEIEAIANNADAPTFDNTILAMERSGQILSRAGATFFNLTGTDTNPTRENLQQEYAPKLAAHRDAISLNPKLFARIKSLYDQRDKLGLDAEGVRLVERYYSDFVRSGANLNDAQKTRLKAINAELAELGAKFSKNVLAEVKESAIVVDTKEELAGLSEERIAAAAEAAKGRKLEGKYLLTLLNTTGQPPETDLTNRALREKLHKASIVRGSRGNQYDNTAIVSKVVTLRAERAKMMGYPNYAAYVLEDETAKNPEAVNKMLGQLAPAAVANAKREAADLQAMIDKEQAAKGEKSFQLEPWDWAFYAEKVRKEKFAFDEAELKPYFEMKNVLENGVFYAAGQLYGLKFKQRTDLPLYRDDVTAYDVFDANGKQLAIFIADMYARDSKRGGAWMNSYVEQSELFGTLPVVANHLNIPKPPAGKPTLMTWDEVTTMFHEFGHALHGMFSNVKYPYFSGTSVPRDFVEFPSQVNEMWADWPSVLANYAKHYQTGAPMPKELLDKVLAASKFNQGFTTTEYLGAAMLDQNYHQIGDVGQIPAPKDVMAFETASLKKDGIYYPPVPPRYRTPYFSHIMGGYAAGYYAYIWSEVLDANTVEWIKQHGGLTRENGDRFRATLLSRGGSKDALQLFRDFSGHDPQIQPLLERRGLTAPAQAEGSKNK, from the coding sequence ATGAAGCATCCCCTCGCCGTGGCCCTGGCCGTGGCCCTGATCGCCACCGTGCCGGGCCTGGCCCACAATGCCCAGGCCCAGACGAAGACCGACAAAGCCGTGACCCAGACCACCGCCTCGACCGCCGCCGCATCCAGCGCGAACCCGTTCTTCCAGCTCAGCCCGCTGCCGCTGCACTTCCCGCAGTTCGACAAGATCAAGGACAGCGACTTCGCTCCGGCCTTCGATCGCGGCATGGCCGACCAGATCAAGGAAATCGAGGCGATCGCGAACAACGCCGACGCCCCGACCTTCGACAACACCATCCTGGCGATGGAGCGCTCGGGCCAGATCCTCAGCCGCGCCGGCGCGACCTTCTTCAACCTCACCGGCACCGACACCAATCCGACCCGCGAGAATCTGCAGCAGGAATACGCGCCCAAGCTGGCCGCGCACCGCGACGCGATCTCGCTGAACCCGAAGCTGTTCGCGCGCATCAAGAGCCTGTACGACCAGCGCGACAAGCTGGGCCTGGACGCCGAGGGCGTGCGCCTGGTCGAGCGTTACTACTCCGACTTCGTGCGCAGCGGCGCCAATCTGAACGACGCGCAGAAGACCCGGCTCAAGGCGATCAACGCCGAACTGGCCGAGCTGGGCGCGAAGTTCAGCAAGAACGTGCTGGCCGAGGTCAAGGAATCGGCGATCGTCGTCGATACCAAGGAAGAGCTGGCCGGCCTGTCGGAAGAGCGCATCGCCGCCGCGGCCGAGGCCGCCAAGGGCCGCAAGCTGGAAGGCAAGTACCTGCTGACCCTGCTCAACACCACCGGCCAGCCGCCGGAGACCGACCTGACCAACCGCGCCCTGCGCGAGAAGCTGCACAAGGCCTCGATCGTGCGCGGCAGCCGCGGCAATCAGTACGACAACACCGCGATCGTGTCCAAGGTCGTCACCCTGCGCGCCGAGCGCGCCAAGATGATGGGCTACCCGAACTACGCGGCCTACGTGCTGGAAGACGAAACCGCGAAGAACCCCGAGGCCGTCAACAAGATGCTCGGCCAGCTCGCCCCGGCCGCGGTCGCCAACGCCAAGCGCGAAGCCGCCGACCTGCAGGCGATGATCGACAAGGAGCAGGCCGCCAAGGGCGAGAAGAGCTTCCAGCTCGAACCCTGGGACTGGGCGTTCTACGCCGAGAAGGTGCGCAAGGAAAAGTTCGCCTTCGACGAGGCCGAGCTCAAGCCCTACTTCGAGATGAAGAACGTGCTGGAAAACGGCGTGTTCTACGCCGCCGGCCAGCTCTACGGCCTGAAGTTCAAGCAGCGCACCGACCTGCCGCTGTACCGCGACGACGTCACCGCCTACGACGTGTTCGACGCCAACGGCAAGCAGCTGGCGATCTTCATCGCCGACATGTACGCCCGCGACAGCAAGCGCGGCGGCGCCTGGATGAACTCCTATGTGGAGCAGTCCGAGCTGTTCGGCACCCTGCCGGTGGTGGCCAACCACCTCAATATCCCCAAGCCGCCGGCCGGCAAGCCGACGCTGATGACCTGGGACGAGGTCACCACCATGTTCCATGAGTTCGGCCATGCCCTGCACGGCATGTTCTCGAACGTGAAGTACCCGTACTTCTCCGGCACCAGCGTGCCGCGCGACTTCGTCGAGTTCCCCTCGCAGGTCAACGAGATGTGGGCCGACTGGCCGTCGGTGCTGGCCAACTACGCCAAGCATTACCAGACCGGCGCGCCGATGCCGAAGGAACTGCTCGACAAGGTGCTGGCGGCGTCCAAGTTCAACCAGGGTTTCACCACCACCGAGTATCTGGGCGCGGCGATGCTGGACCAGAACTATCACCAGATCGGCGACGTGGGCCAGATTCCGGCGCCCAAGGACGTGATGGCCTTCGAAACCGCCTCGCTGAAGAAAGACGGTATCTACTACCCGCCGGTCCCGCCGCGTTACCGCACCCCGTATTTCAGCCACATCATGGGCGGCTACGCGGCCGGTTATTACGCCTATATCTGGTCCGAGGTGCTCGACGCCAATACCGTGGAATGGATCAAGCAGCACGGCGGCCTGACCCGCGAGAACGGCGACCGCTTCCGCGCCACCCTGCTCTCGCGCGGCGGCAGCAAGGACGCCCTGCAGCTGTTCCGGGACTTCTCCGGCCACGATCCGCAGATTCAACCGCTGCTGGAACGCCGCGGCCTGACCGCGCCGGCGCAGGCCGAGGGCTCGAAGAATAAATAA
- a CDS encoding NAD-dependent protein deacetylase, producing the protein MNLSTAHDTHTAAQALYDWLRPHRRVFVLTGAGISTDSGIPHYRDESGAWQRKPPIDLRAFVGDARARSRYWARSFVGWPSFSGARPNAGHDALARWQQREPDHALVTQNVDGLHARAGSLEVVDLHGCLDEVICLDCGARQAREALQQELAQRNPDWVGLDAAALPDGDADLQGLDFDRFHTPVCAQCGGMVKPDVVFFGENVPRARVAAAQQSLAEADAMLVVGSSLMVYSGFRFARAAREAGLPLALLNRGVTRADEIATLKLQADCGATLQAALA; encoded by the coding sequence ATGAATTTGTCCACCGCCCACGACACCCACACCGCCGCGCAAGCGCTCTACGACTGGCTGCGCCCGCACCGGCGGGTGTTCGTGCTGACCGGCGCAGGCATCAGCACCGACTCAGGGATTCCGCACTACCGCGACGAAAGCGGCGCCTGGCAGCGCAAGCCGCCGATCGACCTGCGCGCCTTCGTCGGCGATGCGCGCGCGCGTTCGCGCTACTGGGCGCGCAGCTTCGTCGGCTGGCCGTCGTTCTCCGGCGCGCGACCCAATGCCGGACACGACGCGCTGGCGCGCTGGCAGCAGCGCGAACCCGATCATGCGCTGGTGACGCAGAACGTCGATGGCCTGCACGCGCGTGCCGGCAGTCTCGAGGTGGTCGATCTGCACGGCTGCCTGGACGAAGTGATCTGCCTGGACTGCGGCGCGCGGCAGGCGCGCGAAGCCCTGCAGCAGGAACTGGCGCAACGCAATCCCGATTGGGTTGGCCTGGACGCGGCCGCCCTGCCCGACGGCGACGCCGATCTGCAAGGGTTGGACTTCGACCGCTTCCACACGCCGGTGTGCGCGCAGTGCGGCGGCATGGTCAAGCCCGATGTGGTGTTCTTCGGCGAGAACGTCCCGCGCGCGCGGGTGGCGGCGGCGCAGCAATCGCTGGCCGAAGCCGACGCGATGCTGGTGGTTGGCTCCTCGCTGATGGTCTATTCCGGGTTCCGCTTCGCCCGCGCGGCGCGCGAGGCTGGGTTGCCGTTGGCGCTGCTCAATCGCGGGGTGACGCGGGCGGATGAGATCGCGACCTTGAAGTTGCAGGCCGATTGCGGAGCGACTTTGCAGGCTGCGTTGGCTTGA
- a CDS encoding YadA family autotransporter adhesin — protein sequence MTRLDTHQRKHTSTSSTSARAKLLRASVLSWCIAIGMTTLPATAAELAAGASPDLESVESQPAADSGEESATTDQALDSEAPLLPLVFDGIPNRDTWSSASAFDGGMVSPMSVIEPPPALNNTLPGISAYLSNWLLGNDYQACGLLGSGCLTIDRANFNYSYLSLILNLVQAPNVADLDGNQPANHLTLIGAVQSDSYIQFQDSNYTGNNNNASCVIIGLACTWQTNAAQNNQTIIGDGSYANGSNTIVMGTNARHQLPTITAAAAGFTGGPDTNYSARLGNSVVIGDNSFGNANRQTILGFGATSTHANSVALGAGSSTSVGAQAAYAAFGLVAPQTSSGEVSIGSAGATRKLTNVAAGSSGTDAVNLAQLQGALSTAASDPFSVKYDDLGGIPDFANVTLQGAGGTTISNVRAGLIAAGSTQAVNGSQVSAISQSNAQHLGGGATVAVDGTITAPNYVIEGNGYNNVGSALAAIDTGLANADAFAVQYDDDGAGNPNYGAITLRGPAGTGTLIGNLAAGQIAAGSLEAVNGGQIFAVGSATAAVFGGGAAFNAGGTFTAPNYVIGGTGYNNVGAALAALDSGQSTGNAFAVQYDDDGAGNPDYGNITLRGPAGTGTVLDNLANGQIAAGSLQGVNGGQIFGLGSSIANLFGGGSVFNAGGTFTAPNYLIGGNTYNDVGSALTALDGNINGANAFAVQYDDDGAGNPDYGNITLRGPAGTGTVLGNLANGQIGAGSLEAVNGGQIHTMGSDLASIFGGGALFNGGVFGAPTFTVQGSGYQNVGAAFAAVDASLTNINNRIDNLPPASTPDPRIAIDGTGNASVAAGSRGVAVGASSSAGGNHATAIGGDSYAAGANDTAIGGNARVNADGSTAVGANTTIAAGATNAVAVGEGASVSAAGAVALGQGAVADRANTVSVGNAGQQRQVVNVAAGSLDNDAVNVAQLKASQNGTVRYDTNVDGSVNNSQVTLNNGGASVTIRNVRAGVSNTDAVNVQQLNEGVNRAITVSNTYTDNWGNNLRREIGQLDDKASAGVASAMAVAGLPQSYMPGKSMAAIAASSFRGETGFAIGISTITEDGRYVYKLSGNSNSRGDVGVTVGAGIVW from the coding sequence ATGACCAGGCTCGACACGCACCAACGCAAGCACACGTCCACCTCTTCCACGTCCGCACGCGCGAAACTCTTGCGCGCATCGGTGTTGAGCTGGTGCATCGCCATCGGCATGACCACCCTGCCCGCGACCGCGGCCGAACTCGCCGCCGGCGCCTCGCCGGACCTCGAAAGCGTCGAATCCCAGCCTGCCGCCGACAGCGGCGAAGAATCCGCCACCACCGATCAGGCGCTCGACAGCGAAGCGCCGCTGCTGCCGCTGGTGTTCGACGGCATTCCCAATCGCGACACCTGGAGCTCGGCCAGCGCCTTCGACGGCGGCATGGTCTCGCCGATGAGCGTGATCGAACCGCCGCCGGCCTTGAACAACACCCTGCCCGGCATCAGCGCCTACCTGAGCAACTGGCTGCTGGGCAACGATTACCAGGCCTGCGGCCTGCTCGGTTCGGGCTGTCTGACCATCGACCGCGCCAACTTCAACTACTCGTACCTGTCGCTGATCCTCAACCTGGTGCAGGCGCCGAACGTGGCGGACCTGGACGGCAACCAGCCGGCCAACCATCTGACCTTGATCGGCGCGGTGCAGTCCGACAGCTACATCCAGTTCCAGGACAGCAACTACACCGGCAACAACAACAACGCCTCGTGCGTGATCATCGGTCTGGCCTGCACCTGGCAGACCAACGCGGCGCAGAACAACCAGACCATCATCGGCGACGGCAGCTACGCCAACGGCTCCAACACCATCGTGATGGGCACCAACGCGCGTCACCAGTTGCCCACCATCACCGCCGCCGCGGCCGGCTTCACCGGCGGCCCCGACACCAACTACTCCGCGCGCCTGGGCAATTCGGTGGTGATCGGCGACAACAGCTTCGGCAACGCCAATCGCCAGACCATCCTCGGCTTCGGCGCGACCTCCACGCACGCCAACAGCGTCGCGCTCGGCGCCGGTTCCTCCACTTCGGTCGGCGCGCAGGCCGCCTACGCCGCCTTCGGCCTGGTCGCGCCGCAGACCTCCTCCGGCGAAGTCTCGATCGGCTCGGCCGGCGCGACGCGCAAGCTCACCAACGTCGCCGCCGGCAGCAGCGGCACCGACGCGGTCAACCTCGCCCAGTTGCAGGGCGCGCTGTCCACCGCGGCATCGGACCCGTTCTCGGTCAAGTACGACGACCTGGGCGGCATTCCGGACTTCGCCAACGTCACCCTGCAGGGAGCGGGCGGCACCACCATCTCGAACGTGCGCGCCGGCCTGATCGCCGCCGGCAGCACCCAGGCCGTGAACGGCAGCCAGGTGTCCGCGATCAGCCAGTCCAATGCGCAACATCTCGGCGGCGGCGCCACGGTGGCGGTGGACGGAACGATCACCGCGCCGAACTACGTCATCGAAGGCAACGGCTACAACAACGTCGGCTCGGCCCTGGCCGCGATCGACACCGGCCTGGCCAATGCGGACGCCTTCGCGGTGCAGTACGACGACGACGGCGCCGGCAATCCGAACTACGGCGCGATCACCCTGCGCGGCCCGGCCGGCACCGGCACGCTGATCGGCAACCTGGCCGCGGGCCAGATCGCCGCCGGCAGTCTGGAAGCGGTCAACGGCGGGCAGATCTTCGCGGTCGGCAGCGCCACCGCGGCGGTGTTCGGCGGCGGCGCCGCGTTCAACGCAGGCGGGACCTTCACCGCGCCCAACTACGTCATCGGCGGCACCGGCTACAACAACGTCGGCGCCGCGCTGGCCGCGCTCGACAGCGGCCAGAGCACCGGCAACGCCTTCGCCGTGCAGTACGACGACGACGGCGCCGGCAATCCCGACTACGGCAACATCACCCTGCGCGGCCCGGCCGGCACCGGCACGGTGCTCGACAACCTCGCCAACGGCCAGATCGCCGCCGGCAGCCTGCAGGGCGTCAACGGCGGGCAGATCTTCGGCCTGGGCAGCTCGATCGCCAATCTGTTCGGCGGCGGCTCGGTGTTCAACGCCGGCGGCACCTTCACCGCGCCGAATTATCTGATCGGCGGCAACACCTATAACGATGTCGGCTCGGCGCTGACCGCGCTGGACGGCAACATCAACGGCGCCAACGCCTTCGCCGTGCAGTACGACGACGACGGCGCCGGCAATCCCGACTACGGCAACATCACCCTGCGCGGCCCGGCCGGCACCGGCACCGTGCTCGGCAACCTCGCCAACGGCCAGATCGGCGCCGGCAGCCTGGAAGCGGTCAACGGCGGGCAGATACACACCATGGGCAGCGACCTGGCGTCGATCTTCGGCGGCGGCGCGTTGTTCAACGGTGGCGTCTTCGGGGCGCCGACCTTCACCGTGCAAGGCAGCGGCTACCAGAACGTGGGCGCCGCCTTCGCCGCCGTCGATGCCAGCCTGACCAACATCAACAACCGCATCGACAACCTGCCGCCAGCGAGCACGCCCGATCCGCGCATCGCCATCGACGGCACCGGCAACGCTTCGGTCGCGGCCGGCTCGCGCGGCGTCGCGGTCGGCGCCAGTTCCAGCGCGGGCGGCAATCACGCCACCGCCATCGGCGGCGACAGTTACGCGGCCGGCGCCAACGACACCGCGATCGGCGGCAACGCCCGGGTCAACGCCGACGGCAGCACCGCGGTCGGCGCCAACACCACCATCGCGGCCGGCGCCACCAACGCCGTCGCGGTCGGCGAAGGCGCCAGCGTCAGCGCGGCCGGAGCGGTCGCGCTGGGCCAGGGCGCGGTGGCCGATCGCGCCAACACGGTCTCGGTCGGCAACGCCGGGCAGCAGCGTCAGGTCGTCAACGTCGCCGCCGGCAGCCTGGACAACGATGCGGTCAACGTCGCCCAGCTCAAGGCCTCGCAGAACGGCACCGTGCGTTACGACACCAATGTCGATGGCAGCGTCAACAACAGCCAGGTCACCCTCAACAACGGCGGCGCGTCGGTCACCATCCGCAACGTCCGCGCCGGCGTGTCCAATACCGATGCGGTCAACGTGCAGCAGCTCAACGAAGGCGTGAACCGCGCGATCACCGTGTCCAACACCTACACCGACAACTGGGGCAACAACCTGCGCCGCGAGATCGGCCAGCTCGACGACAAGGCCAGCGCCGGCGTCGCCTCGGCGATGGCGGTCGCGGGCCTGCCGCAGTCGTACATGCCGGGCAAGAGCATGGCGGCGATCGCGGCGAGCAGTTTCCGCGGCGAGACCGGTTTCGCGATCGGCATCTCGACCATCACCGAGGACGGCCGCTACGTCTACAAGCTGTCGGGCAACAGCAACTCCAGGGGCGATGTCGGCGTCACGGTCGGCGCGGGCATCGTCTGGTGA
- a CDS encoding response regulator transcription factor, with protein sequence MAAISAVHSGSSNHSADNRNNRRIAVVERDPNLRQQILHSLQMRQFAIVECANATALYRNLLSAPCDIAVIASDLPDDNPRTVALHLRQHSDIGIVMLDADIANGGQSESFHDFADACFAKPVDLDGLAAVITAMHSLQHHMRAMPTRTSAGQPDWELALDGWTLRTPDGASIDLSAPERSVLMRLVNTGAGGHPVSHDSLIGSLTSDVYDFDPHRLEMLIYRLRKKVAVMSPLPLPLRAVRGMGYLCTIIRANN encoded by the coding sequence ATGGCCGCTATCTCAGCAGTTCATTCCGGCAGTTCGAACCACTCCGCCGACAACCGCAACAACCGCCGCATCGCTGTAGTCGAACGCGACCCGAATCTGCGCCAGCAGATTCTGCATTCGCTGCAGATGCGCCAGTTCGCGATCGTCGAATGCGCCAACGCCACCGCGCTCTACCGCAACCTGCTCAGCGCGCCGTGCGACATCGCGGTCATCGCCAGCGATCTGCCCGACGACAATCCACGCACCGTGGCGCTGCATCTGCGCCAACACTCCGACATCGGCATCGTCATGCTCGACGCCGACATCGCCAACGGCGGCCAGTCCGAGTCGTTCCATGATTTCGCCGACGCTTGCTTCGCCAAGCCGGTCGATCTCGACGGCCTGGCCGCGGTGATCACCGCCATGCACAGCCTCCAGCACCACATGCGCGCGATGCCCACCCGCACCAGCGCCGGGCAGCCGGATTGGGAACTGGCCCTGGACGGCTGGACGCTGCGCACGCCCGACGGCGCTTCGATCGACCTGAGCGCGCCCGAACGCAGCGTGTTGATGCGCCTGGTCAACACCGGCGCCGGCGGCCATCCGGTTTCGCACGACAGCCTGATCGGATCGCTGACCAGCGACGTCTACGACTTCGATCCGCACCGTCTGGAGATGCTGATCTATCGACTGCGCAAGAAAGTGGCGGTGATGAGCCCGCTGCCTTTGCCGCTGCGCGCGGTGCGCGGCATGGGTTACCTGTGCACGATCATCCGCGCCAACAACTGA
- a CDS encoding VOC family protein, whose protein sequence is MTTASARAFVPLVHVANLPRAIDFYAVFGFRVGDVHHEPGSGEDPVWAWLESPGGAQFMLVKADAPIDDTVQGVLFYIYCDDVAAMRERVLAAGVQAGEMAYPFYRPKGEFRVSDPDGYVLMITHHDD, encoded by the coding sequence ATGACTACGGCGAGCGCACGCGCCTTCGTGCCCCTGGTCCACGTCGCCAACTTGCCGCGGGCGATCGACTTCTATGCGGTGTTCGGCTTCCGTGTCGGCGACGTCCACCACGAGCCCGGCAGCGGCGAAGACCCGGTCTGGGCCTGGCTGGAAAGCCCGGGCGGCGCGCAATTCATGCTGGTCAAGGCCGACGCTCCGATCGACGACACCGTCCAGGGCGTGCTGTTCTACATCTATTGCGACGATGTCGCGGCGATGCGCGAACGCGTGCTCGCCGCCGGCGTGCAGGCCGGCGAGATGGCCTATCCGTTCTACCGACCCAAGGGCGAGTTCCGGGTCAGCGACCCGGACGGTTACGTCCTGATGATTACCCACCACGACGATTGA
- a CDS encoding glycerophosphodiester phosphodiesterase family protein — MPHFHLPTRPSLRRSLAALALCAASAAHASAPTPAKTPMTDRATVLGQQGLIVIAHRGASGYRPEHTLEAYRLAIQQGADFIEPDLVATRDGELVVRHENEISGTTDVADHPEFADRKTSKTIDGEKLTGWFTEDFTLAELKTLRAKERIAQIRPGNTRFDGQLPIATFKEVIALAKQESRDGRVIGIYPETKHPTWFASEGTHLDGSPIHISLGEKLVATLVAEGFTDPGRVYIQSFEVANLIELKQRILPKAGIDLPLVQLYGDFERDRPYDFVYNAGHKADLDAIYGGLIAAIPGGIDAKTSFAALTETAALTWMKANYVAGLGPSKSSVILRAPLPAKRDADGDGRALLSTRNTGFIHPVLGRALALGLQVHPYTLRAEEPFLTQTANGVDQSALGEALQWYSLGVQGFFIDQPDIGVAARKLFLEQSRIAPVKAP, encoded by the coding sequence ATGCCGCACTTTCATCTCCCGACCCGGCCGAGCCTGCGCCGGTCGCTGGCCGCCCTGGCGCTGTGCGCCGCGAGCGCCGCGCACGCTTCCGCTCCCACGCCCGCGAAGACGCCGATGACCGACCGAGCCACCGTCCTGGGCCAGCAGGGCCTGATCGTGATCGCCCATCGCGGCGCCAGCGGCTACCGCCCCGAGCACACGCTCGAGGCCTACCGCCTGGCGATCCAGCAGGGCGCCGACTTCATCGAGCCCGACCTGGTCGCGACCCGCGACGGCGAACTGGTGGTGCGCCACGAAAACGAGATCTCCGGCACCACCGACGTCGCCGACCACCCCGAGTTCGCCGATCGCAAGACCAGCAAGACCATCGACGGCGAGAAACTCACCGGCTGGTTCACGGAGGATTTCACCCTCGCCGAACTCAAGACGCTGCGGGCGAAGGAGCGCATCGCGCAGATCCGTCCAGGCAACACCCGCTTCGACGGGCAGTTGCCGATCGCCACGTTCAAGGAAGTGATCGCGCTGGCCAAGCAGGAGAGCCGCGACGGCCGCGTCATCGGCATCTACCCGGAAACCAAGCACCCGACCTGGTTCGCCAGCGAAGGCACGCACCTGGACGGATCGCCGATCCATATTTCGCTCGGCGAGAAGCTGGTCGCCACGCTGGTGGCGGAAGGCTTCACCGATCCGGGGCGGGTGTACATCCAGAGTTTCGAAGTCGCCAACCTGATCGAACTCAAGCAGCGCATCCTGCCCAAGGCCGGCATCGACCTGCCGCTGGTGCAGTTGTACGGCGATTTCGAGCGCGACCGGCCCTACGATTTCGTCTACAACGCCGGGCATAAAGCCGATCTGGACGCGATCTACGGCGGACTGATCGCGGCGATTCCCGGCGGCATCGACGCCAAAACATCGTTCGCGGCGCTGACCGAAACCGCGGCCTTGACCTGGATGAAGGCGAATTACGTCGCCGGCCTGGGGCCGTCCAAGAGCAGCGTGATCCTGCGCGCGCCGTTGCCGGCCAAGCGCGATGCCGACGGCGACGGCCGTGCGCTGCTGAGCACGCGCAACACCGGTTTCATCCATCCGGTGCTGGGCCGCGCGCTGGCGCTGGGGTTGCAGGTGCATCCGTACACGCTGCGCGCCGAAGAGCCGTTCCTCACCCAGACCGCCAACGGCGTCGATCAGAGCGCGCTGGGCGAGGCGCTGCAGTGGTATTCGCTGGGCGTGCAGGGTTTCTTTATCGACCAGCCGGACATCGGCGTGGCGGCGCGCAAGCTGTTCCTGGAACAAAGCCGGATCGCGCCGGTCAAGGCGCCTTGA
- a CDS encoding amidohydrolase family protein translates to MNAARLKSTAGRAFARALLPSLLLGLSTTALAAQTTRYLALVDGGKQAGHQIVNVADDGTTTVDYIFKDNGRGPELKETYTLGKDGTYQTYTVQGTSTFGAKVDESFKREGAQASWKSLADSGQIKLDGAGLYSPLGGTPAGVSVMINALNQRSDGKLPLLPVGTLSMSKLAQAQVNRDGKTQTVELVALSGQGFSPSFAWVTTGANPRLFAFIFPGYLQLIEEGWQGNAAALEAQQKTAEGKLLVDLRKQLGHSFAGTTLLRDVRVFDSEHAKLGAATDVVIADGKIVSVGKAGKDVKAARVVDGGGKVLMPGLFDMHGHVSRWDGGLNIAAGVTTVRDMGNDNATLQQMIAEGEDGTLILPRVVPAGFIEGESKYSARNGFVIKNLDEARKAVDWYSDHGYPQIKIYNSFPKDVLRDTVAYAHGKGMRVSGHVPAFLRAQDVADQGFDEIQHINQLMLNFFVDDKTDTRTLQRFYLVADKTADLDFDSKPVQDFIATLAKKQIAIDPTLATFEFLHQRNGELSPIVAGIEGHLPPDVQRLRRSAEMDIPDDATAARYNKSYDKMVEFVGRAYKAGVPLLAGTDEVPGFTLQHELALYVRAGLTPSQALQVATWNAAKVARVIDDRGSVTPGKRSDLILIDGDPTTDIGDIRKVSLVLRGDTAFYPNELYQALGVKAFAAPAKVTAAK, encoded by the coding sequence ATGAATGCAGCGCGTCTGAAATCCACCGCAGGCCGCGCATTCGCGCGAGCGCTGTTGCCGAGCCTGTTGCTGGGCCTGTCCACCACCGCGCTGGCGGCGCAGACCACGCGCTACCTGGCCCTGGTCGACGGCGGCAAACAGGCCGGTCACCAGATCGTCAACGTCGCCGACGACGGCACCACCACGGTCGATTACATCTTCAAGGACAACGGCCGCGGCCCCGAGCTCAAGGAAACCTACACGCTCGGCAAGGACGGGACCTACCAGACCTACACCGTGCAGGGCACGTCGACTTTCGGCGCCAAGGTCGATGAAAGCTTCAAGCGCGAAGGCGCGCAGGCCAGCTGGAAATCGCTCGCCGATTCGGGCCAGATCAAACTCGACGGCGCCGGTTTGTATTCGCCGCTGGGCGGCACGCCCGCCGGCGTGTCGGTGATGATCAACGCCCTGAACCAGCGCAGCGACGGCAAACTGCCGCTGCTGCCCGTCGGCACCCTGAGCATGAGCAAGCTCGCGCAGGCCCAGGTCAACCGCGACGGCAAGACCCAGACCGTGGAGCTGGTCGCGCTGAGCGGGCAGGGCTTCTCGCCCAGCTTCGCCTGGGTCACCACCGGCGCCAATCCGCGCCTGTTCGCCTTCATCTTCCCCGGCTATCTGCAGTTGATCGAAGAAGGCTGGCAGGGCAACGCCGCCGCCCTGGAAGCGCAGCAGAAAACCGCCGAAGGCAAACTGCTGGTCGATCTGCGCAAGCAACTGGGCCACTCCTTCGCCGGCACCACGCTGCTGCGCGATGTGCGGGTGTTCGACAGCGAGCACGCCAAGCTCGGCGCCGCCACCGACGTGGTGATCGCCGACGGCAAGATCGTCTCGGTCGGCAAGGCCGGCAAGGATGTAAAGGCCGCTCGCGTCGTCGACGGCGGCGGCAAGGTGCTGATGCCGGGGTTGTTCGACATGCACGGGCATGTGTCGCGCTGGGATGGCGGCCTCAACATCGCCGCGGGCGTGACCACCGTGCGCGACATGGGCAACGACAACGCGACCTTGCAGCAGATGATCGCCGAAGGCGAAGACGGCACGCTGATCCTGCCGCGCGTGGTGCCGGCCGGCTTCATCGAGGGCGAGAGCAAATATTCGGCGCGCAACGGCTTCGTGATCAAGAACCTGGACGAAGCCAGGAAGGCGGTGGACTGGTATTCGGACCACGGCTATCCGCAGATCAAGATCTACAACTCGTTCCCGAAGGACGTGCTGCGCGACACCGTCGCCTACGCGCACGGCAAGGGCATGCGCGTAAGCGGCCATGTGCCGGCGTTCCTGCGCGCGCAGGACGTGGCCGACCAGGGCTTCGACGAAATCCAGCACATCAATCAGCTGATGCTGAATTTCTTCGTCGACGACAAGACCGATACGCGCACGTTGCAGCGCTTCTATCTGGTCGCGGACAAGACCGCGGACCTGGATTTCGATTCCAAGCCGGTGCAGGACTTCATCGCGACCCTGGCGAAGAAGCAGATCGCGATCGATCCGACCCTGGCGACGTTCGAGTTCCTGCATCAGCGCAACGGCGAGCTGTCGCCGATCGTGGCCGGTATCGAAGGGCACCTGCCGCCGGACGTGCAGCGCCTGCGCCGCTCGGCCGAGATGGATATTCCCGACGATGCCACCGCGGCGCGTTACAACAAGTCCTACGACAAGATGGTCGAGTTCGTCGGCCGCGCCTACAAGGCCGGCGTACCGCTGCTGGCCGGCACCGACGAAGTGCCGGGTTTCACCTTGCAGCACGAGCTGGCCTTGTACGTGCGCGCAGGCCTGACTCCGTCGCAAGCGCTGCAGGTCGCGACCTGGAACGCGGCCAAGGTCGCGCGGGTGATCGACGACCGCGGTTCGGTGACGCCGGGCAAGCGTTCGGACCTGATCCTGATCGACGGCGACCCGACCACGGATATCGGCGATATCCGCAAGGTGTCGCTGGTGCTGCGCGGCGATACGGCGTTTTATCCGAATGAGCTTTATCAGGCGCTGGGAGTGAAGGCGTTCGCGGCGCCGGCTAAGGTGACGGCGGCGAAGTAA